The genome window CCTTGCCGCTCTTCAACCCAGGGCGTTTGGGCTGTCATATCTCGCCCCTTTGGGGCTTTGAGAACATTGATGATGATCGCTCTGAGCGCTTTCTGCTTTCCTTCATGTTTCCTTCGTGTGTCCTCGGGGGCAACGTTTTTAGCTTTGGGATGAATCAAGAAGCGATGAAGAAAACCGCTGTCGTTGCTGGCTATCTCGTGCGCTATCCGCTGGGCGGTCACGTCCTGTCGGTGCTGCATTGGCTGGTTGGGTTGCAGCGGCTGGGATACGACATCACTTTTGTCGAGCATTTCGGCTGGCCGGAATCCTGCTACGACCCGCGCACCAATTCGATGAGCGATGATCCCAGCTATGGCCTTGCCGAATTGCAGCGCAACTTCGCGGCGGTCGGCTTGCCCGGCAACTTCTGTTTTGTAGACGCCGAAGGGCAATATCACGGCACGTCGCAAGCTGAATTGCAGGTGCTGTGCGAGCGCGCCGATTTGTTGCTCAGCGTGTGGGGCGTGACTTGGCTTGATGAATTCGCCGCCTGCCGCAAGCGCGTGTTCATTGATACCGATCCCGGCTTCACGCAATTCCAGATGCCGACGACACCGACGCCATCGCTCGAAGGTTACGGCTCGCCTTACGACTTTCACTATCACTTCACCTACGGCACGCGCATCGGCCAGCCCGATTGCCCGATTCCGCAGCACGGCTTGCACTGGCGTCCGACGCGCCCGCCGGTCGTGCTCGATTTGTTGCCGGTCAGTTACACGCCGCAAGCCGAGTTATTCACCACCGTGATGAGTTGGAGTTCGCGCCAGCCGCTGGTTTACGCGGGCGAAGAGTACGGCCAGAAGGACATCGAATTCTGGCGCATCGCTGACTTGCCGTCGCGCGTCGGGCCGCAGTTTGAAATCGCGCTCGCGGGGGCAAATGCGCCGCGTGAACGCATTGCGGCGGCGGGCTGGCGCATCGCGGATACGCGCACGATCACGGCGACGCCCTGGACGTATCGCGATTACCTTGCGCAATCGCGCGGCGAATTCAGCGTCGCGGTGAATCTCGAAGTCAAAGCGCGCAGCGGCTGGTTCAGCGACCGCACGGCGGCCTATCTCGTTTCAGGCAAACCCGCCGTCGTGCAGGAAACGGGTTTTTCCGAAAGTCTGCCGACGGGCGTGGGTCTGTTCGCCTTTCAAACGATAGACGATGCGGCAGCGATGATTGCCACCGTCAATGCCGATTACGCGCGGCATTGCACGGCGGCGCGCCGCATCGCGGAAGAGTATTTCGCGGCAGAGAAGGTCATCGGCGAGATTCTGACCGCGTGTGATTTACCGGTTGGAGAAGAAGAATAACCACGGGGGACACGGGGAAGAAAAAGTGTGGCGCTGGAGCCGCGCATTTAGCGTTTGTGGTTGTCTTGCCAAAACTTCCCCGTGCCCCCGTGTTCCCCGTGGTTGTTTTGTTGTTCAAGGTTTGAGTTATGCGGATTGCACAGATTGCCACGCTAGGAACGCCGGTCAGCCAGACCAATAGCGGCAGCATCGAATCGCTGGTCTGGGTGCTGACGCGCGAGCTGAGGCGGCTGGGCCACGAAGTCACGGTGTTTGCGGCGGCAGGTTCCGAAGTGGAGGGCGAATTGGTCGCGACGCTGCCGGGGCCTTATGCCACGAATGGCGCGCCGGATGACTGGCAGCTTTGCGAATGGATCAATCTGTGCGCGGCGGTCGAACAGTCGGCGCGCTTCGAGGTGTTGCACAGCCATGCGTATCTGTGGGGTATGCCGATGCAGCGCCTGGCAAGCGCGCCGTTCGTGCACACGCATCATATGTGGCCGCACGACAACGAAGCGCGGTTGTGGGCAATGACGCCGGACGCCTGTGTGACGGGCGTTTCGCGCTATCAATGGAGCGAGTTTCCCGTCTTGCAACCGGCGGCCATCGTGCATCACGGCGTAGACGTGGCGCAGTTCAGCTTTCAACCCGAACCGCAGGATTATGTGTGTTACCTGGGCCGTTTCACGCACGGCAAAGGCCCGCTGCACGCGATCGAGGCGGCGCGCAAGTTGGGCTTGCGGTTGGTGCTGGCGGGGCCGGAGGACAATTACTATCGTGAATATCTCGCGCCGTTGGTGGATGGACGCAAGGTGGAATTCGTCGGCCCGGTCGGCGGCAGCGCGCGCGATGAATTGCTGGGCGGCGCGCGCGCGTTGCTTTATCCGGTGCAAGCGCCCGAACCGTTTGGCCTCGTGATGGTCGAAGCGATGTTGTGCGGGACGCCGGTGGCCGCGCTGCGCCTTGGCGCGGTGCCCGAAATCATCCGCGAAGGCGTGACCGGTTGCAGCGCAGCCACGCTGGCCGACTATCCGCAAGCGATGCTCAACGCGCTGACGCTTGACCGCGCCGAAGTGCGGCGACAAGCCGCCGCGGCCTTTTCCGCCGAACGCATGGCGCGCGAGTACGCCCAGGTGTACGAGCGGCTGGCGCGGAGGTGAAGCCGTGAACGAAGCACTCGCCAGCATCATCATTGACAATTACAACTACGGGCGCTTTTTGCCGCAGGCGATTGAGAGCGCGCTGGCGCAGACCTATCCCCACGTTGAAATCATCGTCGTGGATGACGGCTCGACCGACGATTCGCGCGCGGTCATCGCTGGCTATGGCAACAAGATTATCCCCGTGCTGAAAGCCAATGGCGGTCAGGCCTCGGCCTTCAATGCGGGTTGGGCGCGCTGTCGCGGCGAATTCGTTTGCCTGCTTGATTCCGATGACGCGCTTGCGCCAGCGGCGTTGGCGCAAGCAACAGAGTGTTTTGCTGATGCGCAAGTCGTCAAAGTGCATTGGCCGTTGTGGGTGATAG of Acidobacteriota bacterium contains these proteins:
- a CDS encoding glycosyltransferase family 4 protein, whose translation is MRIAQIATLGTPVSQTNSGSIESLVWVLTRELRRLGHEVTVFAAAGSEVEGELVATLPGPYATNGAPDDWQLCEWINLCAAVEQSARFEVLHSHAYLWGMPMQRLASAPFVHTHHMWPHDNEARLWAMTPDACVTGVSRYQWSEFPVLQPAAIVHHGVDVAQFSFQPEPQDYVCYLGRFTHGKGPLHAIEAARKLGLRLVLAGPEDNYYREYLAPLVDGRKVEFVGPVGGSARDELLGGARALLYPVQAPEPFGLVMVEAMLCGTPVAALRLGAVPEIIREGVTGCSAATLADYPQAMLNALTLDRAEVRRQAAAAFSAERMAREYAQVYERLARR